AATTATTTTCTCTCCGTAAAAATAGCGGGATTTTTTGAAACTGAAGTATCATTCTTTAAAACAAAAGAGCCAAGCAATGCGCTTGGCTCTAAATGTATGCTCGTTGCCTCTAGTAAGCGAAGTAATTAAACGGGATGCAAACTAAGTCCGAGAGTTCTTCGCCCGATTCCTTAATCTCATCATCATCGGATTCGTAGTACCAGTTTACCACAATTTTGTTGCCCATATCGTGAACCTTCCTGAGTTCAAAAAGTATGTCGAGTAGAAATTTAGCTGAAGAGGAGTTAAAATAGGTCATGCGGAAGTTCGTGATGATTACGGGCTTGTCGAATTCCTTGTTGTTCGTGAAGGTTTCATCTATGTAATCTTGAATCCAAGTAACCACTGGTTTGTAATAGCCAATAACATTCTCTGGCCTCGAGAATCCTGCGATGTCAAGGGTGTGCTTTGAGGGATTAAAATTCACATCGGGTGTGAATTCTGTTGGTTCGATTATTAAAGGCTTCATAGTCGTCACTCAATTGTTAGTTTACTGGTGACATATGGTAATGTCTATGGAAAACAGCATGTACTTATCGTTGATTTTTTCAAACGAAAAGCCAATCTTATTTTCGGATACCTTAGCAATGTTAATTATTCCTAAGCCTGCGCCACCTCTGTTATTCACGGCATTATGCAAAATTGTGTTTTTGTATAGCTCTTTGAGTCCGGTCCGGTCTAGCGAATTTACTAAGTCAAGGCGCTGCTTCAAGTTTGGAACTTTAGCATTAAGCAAACTATTTGCAGCCGAAATAGTAAAGTTCTTTGAGTCGATACCGAGGTTAAATATAGGTGTGTGCGCTATGATGTCGCCATCTAACACTACATCTTGGTGTCGATAGATGTTTTCGAGGCCTTCTACAATGGCGGCGTACACCTTCTTCTTAATGGTAATATTCATACCATAATCGTCTAAGATGGTTGTCATCTTATTCAAGAGAAGGCCTATTGCTTCATAGCTTAAAGGCCCGTTGTGTGTAAGTAATGTTGTCTCTGTAATCACCTGATAGCTCCTATGTTTTAAGCATCGGAAAGTTAATGATTATTTTCAAAATGCATTAAAAAATATCGACGAATATTTCATCTTGAGTATTTGTTTGCATTTGTCAATTATTTGGCCACATATTTAGAGCGTTTGAATTACGTTTTTATTGTTGACGGCAATAGAAAAATATTGGTCCAATGCTTGGTCCTTTGGAATTGAATGAAAAGAGTTGCCTTTTGGGCAACTCTTCTATTAAACTACAATCAAACGTTTCTCTTATTAATCATCTTCCTCGGCTACGGAACTTCCAGTTTTGAGACCGCTTCGAATAATGCCGCGTTTGGATCCCTTGATGAAGTTCACGATGTAGTCTCGGTCGGGATTGGAAGGGATGTTGTTTTCGATCCACTCAATTCCTTGCGATACATTCAGCCCCTTTTGATAGATTGTACGGAAAATCTCATGGATTTCGGCAACCTGTTCTGGGTTAAATCCTCGGCGTCGTAGTCCAATCGTATTTAAACCAACGTAGCAGAGCGGTTCTTTTCCTGCTTTTACGTAGGGTGGAATATCCTTACGAACCAACGCTCCTCCAGAAACCATTACATGGGAACCAATTCTTACAAACTGGTGCACCAGAACGTGGGCACTTAGTATGGCAAAATCGTCAATTTCCACCTCTCCGGCAAGTTGAGTGCCATTCCCGAGGATTACATTGTTACCCACAATGCTGTCGTGAGCCACATGCACATAGGCCATCAAAAGGCAATTGTTTCCAACTATCGTTTTCACCCTTGCGGCAGTGCCTCTGTTCACGGTAACACATTCGCGGATGGTGGTATTGTCGCCAATTTCCACGAAACTCTCTTCTCCTTTAAATTTAAGGTCTTGAGGAATTGCTCCGATTACTGCTCCTGGGAATATTTTACAATTCTTTCCAATTTTCACATTGTCGAGAATAGTGGTGTTTGGGCCTATCCAAGTCCCTTCTCCAATTTCCACATTTTTACTAATGTAGGCGAAAGGCTCCACAACTACATTAGCCCCAATTTTCGCTTCGGGATGAATATATGCCAGTGGCTGATTCATGGTGTCCTTATTCTTTAAATTTTGTTATTTGGGCTGTGAGTTCTCCTTCTAAAACTAAGGTGTCTCCAACGTAAGCTTGACCATACATGGTAGCAATACCCCTGCGGATGGGCTCTACAAACTCCATCTTAAATATGAGGGTGTCGCCGGGAACCACTTTGCGTTTAAATTTAACCTTGTCGATTTTCAGGAAGTAAGTGAGGTAATTCTCAGGGTCGGGTACTGAATGCAGAACGAGAATTCCTCCAACCTGTGCCATTGCCTCAATTTGGAGGACGCCTGGCATCACCGGTTCTTCTGGGAAGTGACCTACGAAAAAGCCTTCGTTCATGGTTACGTTTTTCACTCCAACCACCGATTTGTCGTCAAGAGCAATAATCTTGTCGATGAGCAAGAACGGTGGGCGATGTGGCAGAATCTTTTGAATCTGCATGATATTGAGCAACGGTTGTTGGTTGATGTTATATTCGGGTGCCGATCCCTTCAAGGCTTCTCTTCGGGCCATTTTCCGAAGCACCTTGGCAAACTCGGTGTTGGCGTGATGTCCCGGGCGAATAGCCACAATTTTCCCCTTGATGGGTTGGCCAAGCAAGGTTAAATCGCCAATGAGATCGAGCAGCTTATGTCGAGCAGGTTCATTTTGGTAGCGAAGGTCAAGGTTGTTAAGGAATCCTTCCGGTTTCACATGGATTCGAGGCTTGTTAAAGAGATCGGCAATTCTGTCGAGTTCCTCCTGAGGTACTTCGTGCTCCATGATCACAATTGCATTCTCCAGGTCGCCCCCTTTAATTAGGTTGTTCTTGAGAAGAAATTCTAACTCGTGGAAAAAGACAAAGGTACGGCATGGGCCAATCTCCTCGTTAAATTCGCTTATGGAGCCCATCCGTGCATATTGGTTCCCCAAAACGCGCGATTTGTAATCAATGAGAACATCCACTTTAAATTCGTCATCGGGGTAGGCAACAATCTCAATATTCCCCTTTGGGTCGGTATAAACAATTTTTTCCTTAATAACGAAGTAGTTCCGATCGGCTGTTTGCTCCACGGTACCCACGGACTCAATAGCCTCAACAAAATATTTGCTACTGCCGTCCATGATTGGTGTTTCGGGAGCATTAATGCGCACAATGGCATTGTCGATGCAGCTGCCAGCCAATGCGGCCATTACATGCTCGATGGTGCTAATGCGAACGCCGTTTTTCTCAATGGTCGTTCCCCGCGA
This portion of the Williamwhitmania taraxaci genome encodes:
- a CDS encoding DUF1987 domain-containing protein, producing MKPLIIEPTEFTPDVNFNPSKHTLDIAGFSRPENVIGYYKPVVTWIQDYIDETFTNNKEFDKPVIITNFRMTYFNSSSAKFLLDILFELRKVHDMGNKIVVNWYYESDDDEIKESGEELSDLVCIPFNYFAY
- a CDS encoding SiaB family protein kinase, with amino-acid sequence MITETTLLTHNGPLSYEAIGLLLNKMTTILDDYGMNITIKKKVYAAIVEGLENIYRHQDVVLDGDIIAHTPIFNLGIDSKNFTISAANSLLNAKVPNLKQRLDLVNSLDRTGLKELYKNTILHNAVNNRGGAGLGIINIAKVSENKIGFSFEKINDKYMLFSIDITICHQ
- the lpxA gene encoding acyl-ACP--UDP-N-acetylglucosamine O-acyltransferase, with amino-acid sequence MNQPLAYIHPEAKIGANVVVEPFAYISKNVEIGEGTWIGPNTTILDNVKIGKNCKIFPGAVIGAIPQDLKFKGEESFVEIGDNTTIRECVTVNRGTAARVKTIVGNNCLLMAYVHVAHDSIVGNNVILGNGTQLAGEVEIDDFAILSAHVLVHQFVRIGSHVMVSGGALVRKDIPPYVKAGKEPLCYVGLNTIGLRRRGFNPEQVAEIHEIFRTIYQKGLNVSQGIEWIENNIPSNPDRDYIVNFIKGSKRGIIRSGLKTGSSVAEEDD
- a CDS encoding bifunctional UDP-3-O-[3-hydroxymyristoyl] N-acetylglucosamine deacetylase/3-hydroxyacyl-ACP dehydratase, translating into MADKQHTIKEPVTLHGKGLHTGLQVELTICPAEENHGIKFLRTDLEGEPILDASAELVVDTSRGTTIEKNGVRISTIEHVMAALAGSCIDNAIVRINAPETPIMDGSSKYFVEAIESVGTVEQTADRNYFVIKEKIVYTDPKGNIEIVAYPDDEFKVDVLIDYKSRVLGNQYARMGSISEFNEEIGPCRTFVFFHELEFLLKNNLIKGGDLENAIVIMEHEVPQEELDRIADLFNKPRIHVKPEGFLNNLDLRYQNEPARHKLLDLIGDLTLLGQPIKGKIVAIRPGHHANTEFAKVLRKMARREALKGSAPEYNINQQPLLNIMQIQKILPHRPPFLLIDKIIALDDKSVVGVKNVTMNEGFFVGHFPEEPVMPGVLQIEAMAQVGGILVLHSVPDPENYLTYFLKIDKVKFKRKVVPGDTLIFKMEFVEPIRRGIATMYGQAYVGDTLVLEGELTAQITKFKE